In the Phaseolus vulgaris cultivar G19833 chromosome 7, P. vulgaris v2.0, whole genome shotgun sequence genome, one interval contains:
- the LOC137830660 gene encoding uncharacterized protein isoform X1: protein MPALPNGNHQFCANGFWSRNRDDVGYNQLLKFWCELSPQSRLELLRIDKQTLFEHARKNMYCSRCNGLLLEGFLQIVTYGKSLQQEGAVVHFPCSRAGGLKNQNNGGSSISNAVQDEIQDPTVHPWGGLTTTREGSLTLMDCYLYSKSLKGLQIVFDGARARERERELLYPDACGGGGRGWISQGVVSYGRGHGTRETCALHTARLSCDTLVDFWSALGDETRQSLLRMKEEDFIERLMYRFDSKRFCRDCRRNVIREFKELKELKRMRREPRCTSWFCVADTAFQYEVSDDSIQADWRQTFADTVGLYHHFEWAVGTTEGKSDILEFENVGMNGCVQVSGLDLGGLSACFITLRAWKLDGRCTEHSVKAHALKGQRCVHCRLIVGDGYVTITKGESIRRFFEHAEEAEEEEDDDLIDEDGNELDGECSRPQKHAKSPELAREFLLDAATVIFKEQVEKAFREGTARQNAHSIFVCLALKLLEERVHVACKEIITLEKQMKLLEEEEKEKREEEERKERKRTKEREKKLRRKERLKGKEKDTERKFSESIDVPGSPELSKEELSPAADVEQNNSIRGSNSIIVTGDDYPEVQDEDFTREGSTLTTQDGCYDDCEGDIANVQRHSYDECDGDIANAQDRNDTYTVEQSKFYCQRPRYRKEFRLDPPTKWSDRRSNAVVSENGVVVGRSEPIHCEDNFGMHSRGINGLNRQSRISAAKSNGRNIGHKCNERFYSSNGWVNDRYDFHSCSCNNRMNRVSWETKLASKSESTVDTSKQFYRGSKYNHVDFMSESNGRTKSRVISGNYSSRDLPHSKKVWEPMESHKKYARSNSDSDVTLGSTGQVFQFDMVRSSIDEIGGSAEIDYVDCNLKSGAGEGYQNDLDAEAGGSCSSTEIASEEPETSMMGGSSLNNSSDPNQGSTSSSDNCSSCLSEGDNNTTSSNRENTESSTSDSEDASQQSEVRGSSTCIDNVLSSSHEAGMEKIHDANDEGLTSMSTFGPSLDAARGDVLGNPVVRMAHNFDNCFSPLNVCSQSQSMLPPVPNQNIQFPVFQTPSAMGYYHHNPVSWSAAPTNGLVPIQYPNPYLYSGPFGYSINEDPRFCLQYGGLQQPTPLFNPVSVPVYQPVARAKSLNTEEPVRMSKPTSMLQEHLNRSAMGRVSLAGANSQKAAMNGEVGHDNSAKSQDTGFSLFHFGGPADLSTCHKLATASSNEGDNNVGDFKTKSSVDQVENENETTVMEEYNLFAASKSLRFSIF, encoded by the exons ATGCCTGCGTTACCGAACGGGAATCACCAATTCTGTGCGAATGGATTCTGGTCGAGGAATCGAGACGATGTTGGCTACAATCAACTCCTCAAG TTTTGGTGTGAGTTGTCACCACAATCTCGGCTGGAGCTCTTGAGGATAGATAAGCAAACCCTTTTTGAGCATGCACGAAAAAATATGTACTGCTCCAGGTGCAATGGGTTACTTCTTGAAGGATTTCTGCAGATTGTTACGTATGGGAAATCTTTGCAGCAAGAGGGAGCAGTCGTTCATTTTCCTTGTAGCAGAGCTGGAggtttgaagaatcaaaataaCGGTGGATCTTCCATCTCTAATGCGGTCCAGGATGAAATCCAAGATCCAACTGTCCATCCTTGGGGTGGTTTGACCACAACGCGTGAGGGTTCACTAACACTCATGGACTGCTACTTGTATTCAAAGTCTCTGAAAGGACTGCAAATT GTGTTTGATGGAGCACGGGCTAGGGAGCGGGAAAGAGAACTTCTTTATCCGGATGCCTGTGGTGGGGGTGGCCGTGGCTGGATAAGCCAAGGAGTTGTGAGTTATGGTAGGGGGCATGGAACAAGGGAAACCTGTGCCCTGCACACTGCCAGACTTTCATGTGATACGCTAGTGGATTTTTGGTCAGCACTAGGAGATGAGACAAGGCAATCTCTTCTAAggatgaaggaagaggattttatTGAGAGACTCATGTACAG GTTCGATAGCAAGAGATTTTGCAGAGATTGTAGAAGAAATGTTATTCGAGAATTCAAGGAACTAAAAGAACTGAAGCGCATGCGAAGAGAACCTCGTTGCACCAGCTGGTTTTGTGTTGCTGATACTGCTTTTCAGTATGAG GTATCTGATGACTCAATTCAAGCTGATTGGCGCCAGACATTTGCTGATACTGTGGGATTGTATCATCACTTTGAGTGGGCTGTGGGGACAACTGAAGGAAAATCTGACATTTTGGAATTTGAAAATGTTGGAATGAATGGATGTGTACAAGTTAGTGGCCTAGATCTTGGTGGTTTGAGTGCATGCTTCATCACCCTCCGAGCTTGGAAGCTAGATGGACGCTGTACTGAACATTCTGTTAAAGCTCATGCCTTAAAGGGTCAAAGGTGTGTGCATTGCAGGCTTATTGTTGGGGATGGCTATGTTACAATTACAAAAGGGGAAAGTATTAGAAGATTCTTTGAACATGCTGAAGAGGCAGAAGAAGAAGAG GATGATGATCTGATTGATGAAGATGGAAATGAGCTTGACGGAGAATGCTCCCGACCCCAAAAGCATGCAAAGAGTCCTGAACTTGCTCGAGAATTTCTTCTAGATGCTGCTACTGTTATATTTAAAGAGCAG GTTGAAAAGGCTTTCAGAGAAGGAACAGCACGCCAAAATGCCCACAGCATATTCGTTTGTCTTGCTTTGAAACTGCTGGAAGAACGAGTTCATGTAGCATGCAAAGAAATCATTACATTAGAAAAACAG ATGAAActtcttgaagaagaagaaaaggaaaaacgtGAAGAAGAAGAACGGAAGGAGAGGAAAAGGACAAAAGAAAGGGAGAAAAAACTTAGGAGAAAGGAAAGACTTAAAGGAAAGGAGAAGGATACAGAAAGGAAGTTTTCTGAATCCATTGATGTTCCTGGCTCTCCTGAACTCTCAAAGGAAGAATTGTCTCCTGCTGCTGATGTAGAGCAAAATAATTCTATTAGAGGCAGTAATTCAATCATTGTAACAGGGGATGATTATCCTGAAGTCCAAGATGAAGACTTCACTCGAGAGGGTAGTACTTTGACAACACAAGATGGCTGTTACGATGACTGTGAGGGAGACATTGCAAATGTGCAACGCCACTCTTACGATGAATGTGATGGAGACATTGCAAATGCACAAGACAGGAATGATACTTATACCGTTGAGCAATCAAAGTTTTATTGTCAGAGACCTAGATATAGGAAAGAATTTCGACTGGATCCGCCAACAAAGTGGTCTGACAGACGCTCTAATGCAGTTGTTTCAGAAAATGGTGTGGTGGTTGGAAGATCAGAGCCAATACACTGTGAAGATAATTTTGGGATGCATTCCAGAGGAATCAATGGATTGAACAGGCAATCTAGAATAAGTGCTGCAAAATCCAATGGTCGAAATATTGGTCATAAGTGTAATGAGAGGTTTTATAGTTCTAACGGCTGGGTGAACGACAGATATGATTTCCATTCATGCAGTTGTAATAATAGAATGAATAGGGTTAGTTGGGAGACAAAACTTGCTAGTAAGTCTGAATCCACAGTAGATACATCTAAGCAATTTTACCGTGGTAGCAAGTATAATCATGTAGACTTCATGTCCGAGAGTAATGGAAGAACCAAAAGCAGGGTCATCTCAGGGAACTATTCTAGTAGAGATTTGCCTCACTCAAAGAAAGTTTGGGAGCCTATGGAGTCCCACAAGAAGTATGCTCGTAGTAATTCAGACTCTGATGTTACATTGGGTTCCACAGGTCAAGTATTTCAGTTCGATATGGTAAGGTCATCTATTGATGAAATTGGTGGTTCAGCTGAAATTGATTATGTCGATTGTAATTTGAAAAGTGGAGCGGGTGAAGGCTATCAGAATGATCTTGATGCTGAAGCTGGAGGATCTTGCAGTTCCACTGAAATTGCATCTGAGGAACCTGAAACATCTATGATGGGTGGCTCTTCCTTGAATAATTCTTCTGATCCCAATCAAGGTAGCACTTCTAGTTCTGATAACTGTTCATCATGCCTAAGTGAGGGTGATAACAATACCACCTCTTCAAACCGTGAAAATACAGAATCCTCAACATCTGATTCAGAAGATGCTAGCCAACAATCTGAAGTAAGAGGAAGTTCAACCTGCATTGACAATGTATTGTCTAGTTCTCATGAAGCTGGAATGGAGAAAATTCATGATGCAAATGACGAGGGCTTGACCAGCATGTCAACGTTTGGTCCATCCTTGGATGCAGCAAGAGGTGATGTATTGGGGAATCCCGTGGTTAGAATGGCTCATAATTTTGATAATTGTTTTTCCCCTCTTAATGTGTGTTCTCAATCTCAAAGCATGCTCCCTCCAGTGCCAAACCAAAATATACAATTTCCAGTGTTTCAGACTCCTTCTGCAATGGGCTATTACCATCACAATCCAGTTTCATGGTCAGCTGCTCCCACAAATGGGTTGGTGCCTATCCAGTACCCAAACCCCTACTTATATAGTGGCCCTTTTGGATATAGCATAAACGAGGATCCGCGATTCTGCTTGCAATATGGCGGCTTACAGCAACCAACACCCTTATTTAATCCTGTTTCCGTTCCAGTTTATCAGCCAGTTGCCAGAGCTAAAAGCTTAAATACCGAGGAACCGGTTCGAATGTCTAAGCCAACATCCATGCTGCAAGAGCATCTGAATAGATCTGCAATGGGAAGGGTTTCTCTAGCCGGAGCTAATTCACAAAAAGCAGCAATGAATGGGGAAGTTGGACATGATAATTCTGCCAAATCACAAGACACTGGTTTCTCCCTGTTTCATTTTGGTGGTCCAGCAGACCTTTCAACTTGTCATAAATTGGCCACTGCATCTTCAAATGAAGGCGACAACAATGTGGGAGATTTCAAGACAAAGAGTTCTGTAGATCAAGTTGAGAATGAAAACGAGACGACTGTGATGGAGGAGTACAACTTGTTTGCGGCAAGTAAATCCTTGAGGTTTTCAATTTTCTAA
- the LOC137830660 gene encoding uncharacterized protein isoform X2 — MYCSRCNGLLLEGFLQIVTYGKSLQQEGAVVHFPCSRAGGLKNQNNGGSSISNAVQDEIQDPTVHPWGGLTTTREGSLTLMDCYLYSKSLKGLQIVFDGARARERERELLYPDACGGGGRGWISQGVVSYGRGHGTRETCALHTARLSCDTLVDFWSALGDETRQSLLRMKEEDFIERLMYRFDSKRFCRDCRRNVIREFKELKELKRMRREPRCTSWFCVADTAFQYEVSDDSIQADWRQTFADTVGLYHHFEWAVGTTEGKSDILEFENVGMNGCVQVSGLDLGGLSACFITLRAWKLDGRCTEHSVKAHALKGQRCVHCRLIVGDGYVTITKGESIRRFFEHAEEAEEEEDDDLIDEDGNELDGECSRPQKHAKSPELAREFLLDAATVIFKEQVEKAFREGTARQNAHSIFVCLALKLLEERVHVACKEIITLEKQMKLLEEEEKEKREEEERKERKRTKEREKKLRRKERLKGKEKDTERKFSESIDVPGSPELSKEELSPAADVEQNNSIRGSNSIIVTGDDYPEVQDEDFTREGSTLTTQDGCYDDCEGDIANVQRHSYDECDGDIANAQDRNDTYTVEQSKFYCQRPRYRKEFRLDPPTKWSDRRSNAVVSENGVVVGRSEPIHCEDNFGMHSRGINGLNRQSRISAAKSNGRNIGHKCNERFYSSNGWVNDRYDFHSCSCNNRMNRVSWETKLASKSESTVDTSKQFYRGSKYNHVDFMSESNGRTKSRVISGNYSSRDLPHSKKVWEPMESHKKYARSNSDSDVTLGSTGQVFQFDMVRSSIDEIGGSAEIDYVDCNLKSGAGEGYQNDLDAEAGGSCSSTEIASEEPETSMMGGSSLNNSSDPNQGSTSSSDNCSSCLSEGDNNTTSSNRENTESSTSDSEDASQQSEVRGSSTCIDNVLSSSHEAGMEKIHDANDEGLTSMSTFGPSLDAARGDVLGNPVVRMAHNFDNCFSPLNVCSQSQSMLPPVPNQNIQFPVFQTPSAMGYYHHNPVSWSAAPTNGLVPIQYPNPYLYSGPFGYSINEDPRFCLQYGGLQQPTPLFNPVSVPVYQPVARAKSLNTEEPVRMSKPTSMLQEHLNRSAMGRVSLAGANSQKAAMNGEVGHDNSAKSQDTGFSLFHFGGPADLSTCHKLATASSNEGDNNVGDFKTKSSVDQVENENETTVMEEYNLFAASKSLRFSIF; from the exons ATGTACTGCTCCAGGTGCAATGGGTTACTTCTTGAAGGATTTCTGCAGATTGTTACGTATGGGAAATCTTTGCAGCAAGAGGGAGCAGTCGTTCATTTTCCTTGTAGCAGAGCTGGAggtttgaagaatcaaaataaCGGTGGATCTTCCATCTCTAATGCGGTCCAGGATGAAATCCAAGATCCAACTGTCCATCCTTGGGGTGGTTTGACCACAACGCGTGAGGGTTCACTAACACTCATGGACTGCTACTTGTATTCAAAGTCTCTGAAAGGACTGCAAATT GTGTTTGATGGAGCACGGGCTAGGGAGCGGGAAAGAGAACTTCTTTATCCGGATGCCTGTGGTGGGGGTGGCCGTGGCTGGATAAGCCAAGGAGTTGTGAGTTATGGTAGGGGGCATGGAACAAGGGAAACCTGTGCCCTGCACACTGCCAGACTTTCATGTGATACGCTAGTGGATTTTTGGTCAGCACTAGGAGATGAGACAAGGCAATCTCTTCTAAggatgaaggaagaggattttatTGAGAGACTCATGTACAG GTTCGATAGCAAGAGATTTTGCAGAGATTGTAGAAGAAATGTTATTCGAGAATTCAAGGAACTAAAAGAACTGAAGCGCATGCGAAGAGAACCTCGTTGCACCAGCTGGTTTTGTGTTGCTGATACTGCTTTTCAGTATGAG GTATCTGATGACTCAATTCAAGCTGATTGGCGCCAGACATTTGCTGATACTGTGGGATTGTATCATCACTTTGAGTGGGCTGTGGGGACAACTGAAGGAAAATCTGACATTTTGGAATTTGAAAATGTTGGAATGAATGGATGTGTACAAGTTAGTGGCCTAGATCTTGGTGGTTTGAGTGCATGCTTCATCACCCTCCGAGCTTGGAAGCTAGATGGACGCTGTACTGAACATTCTGTTAAAGCTCATGCCTTAAAGGGTCAAAGGTGTGTGCATTGCAGGCTTATTGTTGGGGATGGCTATGTTACAATTACAAAAGGGGAAAGTATTAGAAGATTCTTTGAACATGCTGAAGAGGCAGAAGAAGAAGAG GATGATGATCTGATTGATGAAGATGGAAATGAGCTTGACGGAGAATGCTCCCGACCCCAAAAGCATGCAAAGAGTCCTGAACTTGCTCGAGAATTTCTTCTAGATGCTGCTACTGTTATATTTAAAGAGCAG GTTGAAAAGGCTTTCAGAGAAGGAACAGCACGCCAAAATGCCCACAGCATATTCGTTTGTCTTGCTTTGAAACTGCTGGAAGAACGAGTTCATGTAGCATGCAAAGAAATCATTACATTAGAAAAACAG ATGAAActtcttgaagaagaagaaaaggaaaaacgtGAAGAAGAAGAACGGAAGGAGAGGAAAAGGACAAAAGAAAGGGAGAAAAAACTTAGGAGAAAGGAAAGACTTAAAGGAAAGGAGAAGGATACAGAAAGGAAGTTTTCTGAATCCATTGATGTTCCTGGCTCTCCTGAACTCTCAAAGGAAGAATTGTCTCCTGCTGCTGATGTAGAGCAAAATAATTCTATTAGAGGCAGTAATTCAATCATTGTAACAGGGGATGATTATCCTGAAGTCCAAGATGAAGACTTCACTCGAGAGGGTAGTACTTTGACAACACAAGATGGCTGTTACGATGACTGTGAGGGAGACATTGCAAATGTGCAACGCCACTCTTACGATGAATGTGATGGAGACATTGCAAATGCACAAGACAGGAATGATACTTATACCGTTGAGCAATCAAAGTTTTATTGTCAGAGACCTAGATATAGGAAAGAATTTCGACTGGATCCGCCAACAAAGTGGTCTGACAGACGCTCTAATGCAGTTGTTTCAGAAAATGGTGTGGTGGTTGGAAGATCAGAGCCAATACACTGTGAAGATAATTTTGGGATGCATTCCAGAGGAATCAATGGATTGAACAGGCAATCTAGAATAAGTGCTGCAAAATCCAATGGTCGAAATATTGGTCATAAGTGTAATGAGAGGTTTTATAGTTCTAACGGCTGGGTGAACGACAGATATGATTTCCATTCATGCAGTTGTAATAATAGAATGAATAGGGTTAGTTGGGAGACAAAACTTGCTAGTAAGTCTGAATCCACAGTAGATACATCTAAGCAATTTTACCGTGGTAGCAAGTATAATCATGTAGACTTCATGTCCGAGAGTAATGGAAGAACCAAAAGCAGGGTCATCTCAGGGAACTATTCTAGTAGAGATTTGCCTCACTCAAAGAAAGTTTGGGAGCCTATGGAGTCCCACAAGAAGTATGCTCGTAGTAATTCAGACTCTGATGTTACATTGGGTTCCACAGGTCAAGTATTTCAGTTCGATATGGTAAGGTCATCTATTGATGAAATTGGTGGTTCAGCTGAAATTGATTATGTCGATTGTAATTTGAAAAGTGGAGCGGGTGAAGGCTATCAGAATGATCTTGATGCTGAAGCTGGAGGATCTTGCAGTTCCACTGAAATTGCATCTGAGGAACCTGAAACATCTATGATGGGTGGCTCTTCCTTGAATAATTCTTCTGATCCCAATCAAGGTAGCACTTCTAGTTCTGATAACTGTTCATCATGCCTAAGTGAGGGTGATAACAATACCACCTCTTCAAACCGTGAAAATACAGAATCCTCAACATCTGATTCAGAAGATGCTAGCCAACAATCTGAAGTAAGAGGAAGTTCAACCTGCATTGACAATGTATTGTCTAGTTCTCATGAAGCTGGAATGGAGAAAATTCATGATGCAAATGACGAGGGCTTGACCAGCATGTCAACGTTTGGTCCATCCTTGGATGCAGCAAGAGGTGATGTATTGGGGAATCCCGTGGTTAGAATGGCTCATAATTTTGATAATTGTTTTTCCCCTCTTAATGTGTGTTCTCAATCTCAAAGCATGCTCCCTCCAGTGCCAAACCAAAATATACAATTTCCAGTGTTTCAGACTCCTTCTGCAATGGGCTATTACCATCACAATCCAGTTTCATGGTCAGCTGCTCCCACAAATGGGTTGGTGCCTATCCAGTACCCAAACCCCTACTTATATAGTGGCCCTTTTGGATATAGCATAAACGAGGATCCGCGATTCTGCTTGCAATATGGCGGCTTACAGCAACCAACACCCTTATTTAATCCTGTTTCCGTTCCAGTTTATCAGCCAGTTGCCAGAGCTAAAAGCTTAAATACCGAGGAACCGGTTCGAATGTCTAAGCCAACATCCATGCTGCAAGAGCATCTGAATAGATCTGCAATGGGAAGGGTTTCTCTAGCCGGAGCTAATTCACAAAAAGCAGCAATGAATGGGGAAGTTGGACATGATAATTCTGCCAAATCACAAGACACTGGTTTCTCCCTGTTTCATTTTGGTGGTCCAGCAGACCTTTCAACTTGTCATAAATTGGCCACTGCATCTTCAAATGAAGGCGACAACAATGTGGGAGATTTCAAGACAAAGAGTTCTGTAGATCAAGTTGAGAATGAAAACGAGACGACTGTGATGGAGGAGTACAACTTGTTTGCGGCAAGTAAATCCTTGAGGTTTTCAATTTTCTAA